One genomic window of Medicago truncatula cultivar Jemalong A17 chromosome 1, MtrunA17r5.0-ANR, whole genome shotgun sequence includes the following:
- the LOC11415182 gene encoding protein SMAX1-LIKE 3 — translation MRGGICSIQLQALTQEAATVVKQAVNLATRRGHAQVTPLHVASAMLATSTGILRKACLQCHSHPLQCKALELCFNVALNRLPASTQSPLLGPQYSTTPSLSNALVAAFKRAQAHQRRGTIENQQQQHILALKIEVEQLIISILDDPSVSRVMREAGFSSTLVKSRVEVEQALPIEVSSTKVSSEYHKNQSKELSLKPQVLSLGGSYTKPIDCVNNDDVTSVLSELVKRRRNTVIVGESVSNAEGVAKGVMERFEIGDVPMELRYVQFVSLPLICFRNISKEEVEKKFVEVRSLVKSYMGRGVILYLGDLKWLFEFWSSYCEQKRNYYCSVEHMVMEIKKLVSGSGESSRLWLMGIANFKTYMKCKISHPSLETIWELHPFTIPVGSLSLSLNFDSDFQAKERSMVLFNDLTFEDKVGVGKQLTCCRDCSIKFENEALSLTNNISKKACSSSLPTWLQNCKEERSYTVEDQENARLKDLCKKWNSICNSIHRQPSILDKQDLFVLSSSPSSPTSFSSLEKKSNFQHSQLNWPIISEQEKVPKECELLYTESAGGDDDGCYDGNLIMFMPQRNVPKPDLLSNPNSSPNSASSSEAVDGLESTELFNEHNEENLKILCDALENKFPQHKEIIQEIASTVLFCRSGMRKRGNNFFKRENHKQETWMFFLGDDSQARENISKELAKVVFGSCNNFMTIGMSTFSSLGNDDSSSDEKSKRKRPRAELGSTYLQRFCEAVNENPHRVFFMEDLEEEVDHFTQKGIKKAIECGSITIPGGESVPLKDAIVIFSSESFSSVSKSSQSSCAENKGKETMIEDHQSNLNLSLDLNIAIEDHDNADIGILELVDKKFSFNL, via the exons ATGAGAGGAGGAATTTGTAGTATACAGCTTCAAGCACTTACACAAGAAGCTGCAACTGTTGTTAAACAAGCAGTGAATCTAGCAACAAGAAGAGGTCATGCACAAGTGACACCTCTTCATGTTGCTAGTGCTATGCTTGCAACTTCAACAGGAATTTTAAGAAAAGCTTGTCTTCAATGTCACTCTCACCCTCTTCAATGCAAAGCTCTTGAGCTTTGTTTCAATGTTGCACTCAACCGTTTACCTGCATCAACACAAAGTCCACTATTAGGTCCTCAATATTCAACCACTCCTTCACTTTCTAATGCTTTGGTTGCAGCTTTCAAACGTGCTCAGGCTCACCAACGACGTGGAACGATCGAGAATCAGCAACAGCAGCATATTCTTGCTTTGAAAATTGAAGTTGAACAGCTCATAATCTCTATACTTGATGATCCAAGTGTTAGTAGAGTTATGAGAGAAGCTGGTTTCTCTAGCACTCTTGTTAAATCAAGAGTTGAAGTTGAACAAGCTCTTCCAATTGAAGTTTCTTCAACAAAAGTTTCTTCTGAATATCATAAAAACCAGTCCAAAGAACTTAGCCTTAAGCCTCAAGTTCTTAGCCTTGGTGGTTCATACACCAAACCTATAGATTGTGTTAACAATGATGATGTAACAAGTGTCTTGAGTGAATTAGTAAAGAGGAGAAGAAACACTGTTATTGTAGGAGAGAGTGTTTCTAATGCTGAGGGAGTAGCTAAGGGAGTGATGGAAAGGTTTGAGATAGGTGATGTTCCTATGGAGTTAAGGTATGTACAATTTGTGAGTCTTCCTCTAATATGTTTTAGGAATATTAGTAAAGAGGAAGTTGAAAAGAAATTTGTGGAAGTTAGAAGCCTTGTGAAAAGCTATATGGGAAGAGGGGTTATTCTTTATTTAGGTGATTTAAAATGGTTGTTTGAGTTTTGGTCAAGTTACTGTGAACAAAAAAGGAACTACTATTGTTCTGTTGAACATATGGTGATGGAGATTAAAAAATTGGTTAGTGGAAGTGGTGAGAGTAGTAGATTATGGCTTATGGGGATTGCAAATTTTAAAACATACATGAAGTGTAAAATATCTCACCCTTCCCTAGAAACTATTTGGGAGCTTCATCCTTTTACAATTCCTGTTGGCAGCCTAAGCCTAAGTTTGAACTTTGACAG TGATTTTCAAGCTAAGGAGAGAAGTATGGTATTATTCAATGACTTGACTTTTGAAGATAAAGTAGGTGTTGGAAAGCAACTAACTTGCTGCAGAGATTgttcaataaaatttgaaaatgaagctCTGAGTTTGACTAACAATATAAGCAAGAAAGCATGCAGTTCAAGCTTGCCAACATGGCTTCAAAATTGCAAGGAAGAAAGAAGTTACACAGTGGAAGATCAG GAAAATGCAAGACTTAAGGATCTCTGCAAGAAATGGAACTCAATATGCAATTCAATACACAGACAACCTTCCATTCTTGACAAACaagatttgtttgttttatcaTCTTCCCCTTCATCACCAACTTCATTTTCCTCACTTGAAAAAAAGTCTAACTTCCAACATAGCCAACTAAATTGGCCTATAATTTCTGAACAAGAAAAAGTACCAAAAGAATGTGAGTTATTATACACTGAAAGTGctggtggtgatgatgatggttgCTATGATGGTAACTTGATCATGTTCATGCCACAGAGAAATGTTCCAAAACCAGATCTTTTGTCAAATCCTAACTCAAGTCCAAACTCAGCTTCTTCAAGTGAAGCAGTGGATGGTTTAGAAAGTACTGAATTGTTCAATGAACATAATGAAGAGAATCTCAAGATTCTCTGTGATGCCTTGGAGAACAAGTTTCCACAACATAAAGAAATCATTCAAGAGATTGCAAGTACTGTCCTTTTTTGTAGATCAGGAATGAGAAAAAGAGGGAACAACTTCTTCAAAAGAGAAAATCATAAGCAAGAAACATGGATGTTTTTTCTTGGTGATGATTCTCAAGCCAGAGAGAATATCTCAAAGGAGCTAGCTAAAGTTGTTTTTGGATCTTGTAACAACTTTATGACAATTGGCATGAGCACTTTCTCTTCCCTAGGAAATGATGATTCCTCAAGTGATGAAAAATCCAAAAGGAAAAGACCAAGAGCTGAGTTGGGAAGCACTTATTTGCAGAGATTTTGTGAGGCAGTGAATGAGAATCCTCATAGAGTGTTCTTCATGGAAGATTTGGAGGAGGAAGTTGATCACTTTACTCAAAAGGGTATCAAGAAAGCAATTGAATGTGGAAGTATAACAATTCCTGGTGGTGAATCTGTTCCTCTCAAGGATGCCATTGTCATTTTCAGTAGTGAAAGCTTCAGTTCAGTGTCAAAGTCATCACAATCATCATGTGCTGAAAACAAAGGGAAAGAGACCATGATAGAGGATCATCAAAGTAATCTAAACCTCTCTTTGGATCTGAATATAGCCATTGAAGATCATGATAATGCTGACATTGGTATTCTTGAGTTAGTTGACAAgaaatttagttttaatttgtaa
- the LOC11422352 gene encoding ribosomal RNA-processing protein 7 homolog A has product MKKWIMECHQSRPRLEALQNQIDDFVTSYEEKLEEERKTKEALAAEGGWTVAAYHKGRKKTTDSESGIAVGSVAQAAVENKLDKKKPKEVGLDFYCFKKREAQRNEIMELQGKFEEDKKRLQQLRAARKFRPY; this is encoded by the exons ATGAAAA AATGGATCATGGAATGCCATCAAAGTAGACCAAGGTTGGAGGCATTGCAAAATCAAATTGACGACTTTGTAACTTCTTACGAGGAAAAATTGGAAGAG gaaagaaaaacaaaagaagccCTTGCCGCAGAAGGGGGATGGACAGTGGCTGCATACCACAAGGGTAGGAAGAAAACAACAGACTCTGAAAGTGGTATTGCCGTGGGATCAGTTGCCCAAGCCGCTGTGGAGAATAAATTGGACAAAAAGAAACCTAAAGAAGTTGGTTTAGATTTCTACtgttttaaaaaaagagaagCTCAGAGAAACG AAATAATGGAATTGCAGGGAAAATTTGAGGAGGATAAAAAACGTCTTCAACAGTTGAGAGCTGCCAGAAAATTTAGACCTTATTAA
- the LOC25484809 gene encoding SHUGOSHIN 1 isoform X2, giving the protein MEGASIFHDSDLQPPVAETGPGQQPKRGKGKFFKGDSVSVVGAAQKKILADITNKGQPKHHPAPENEMMRKLLGQRNVVIESYKAELQKCQSNFQKLRKQNAELALANTQMTREISASRQMVRELQLELACKNGILKAMKLTSMENDHNRAKLIHDIVADESKQSDQKFEEENKGEEQNKGEAKRKRMSKSQSSAPAVKQVKSEKVDSQRCSSRRKSAALKAGKSGSTEEVFEIKYDASHPLESLANENESTSLGSKVHDVAGQDTESSGPANTEQVLAKRNVENKRHSLRRQSALFRPEKPEPAEDFFDTEDPKFEVSNLCDDMSESLPTASSETSENNACTLDPQVTRRSSIGRPSRRSAVKVVSYREVPINLKMRRDK; this is encoded by the exons ATGGAAGGTGCTTCCATCTTCCACGACTCCGATCTTCAACCTCCCGTCGCTGAAACTGGACCAG GTCAACAACCGAAAAGAGGTAAAGGTAAATTTTTCAAGGGTGATTCTGTTTCTGTTGTTGGAGCTGCTCAGAAGAAAATTCTGGCTGATATAACCAACAAGGGCCAACCAAAGCACCACCCTGCACCA GAAAATGAAATGATGAGGAAGCTCTTAGGTCAaagaaa TGTGGTAATAGAATCATATAAAGCAGAGCTTCAGAAGTGTCAAAGCAATTTTCAGAAACTTCGGAAGCAAAATGCAGAACTTGCACTTGCAAATACTCAAATGACGCGG GAGATTAGTGCAAGCAGACAAATG GTGAGGGAACTTCAGCTTGAATTAGCATGCAAAAATGGTATACTCAAAGCTATGAAATTAACATCGATG GAAAATGATCACAACAGAGCAAAACTGATCCATGACATTGTTGCAGATGag AGTAAGCAGTCAGATCAAAAgtttgaagaagaaaacaagggagaagaacaaaacaaaggAGAAGCGAAAAGGAAGAGGATGTCCAAATCTCAAT CTTCTGCACCTGCTGTTAAACAAGTCAAATCAGAAAAGGTTGACAGTCAAAG GTGTTCTTCGAGAAGGAAATCTGCAGCGTTGAAAGCTGGAAAATCAGGATCAACAGAAGAagtatttgaaataaaatatgatgCCTCACATCCTCTTGAAAGTTTGGCAAATGAGAACGAATCAACATCATTAGGATCCAAAGTTCACGATGTGGCCGGACAAGATACTGAAT CCTCAGGACCTGCTAACACTGAACAAGTTCTTGCTAAAAGGAATGTTGAAAATAAGAG GCATAGTTTGAGAAGGCAATCTGCCCTGTTCAGACCCGAGAAACCAGAACCAGCTGAAGACTTCTTTGATACAGAGGATCCAAAATTTGAAGTTTCCAATTTATGCGATGATATGTCAGAAAGTCTTCCTACAGCATCAAGTGAGACTTCAGAAAACAATGCCTGTACACTTGATCCTCAGGTAACACGAAGATCGTCTATTGGCCGGCCTTCGCGTCGATCAGCTGTGAAGGTTGTTTCGTACAGGGAAGTTCCAATTAATCTGAAAATGCGTAGGGATAAGTGA
- the LOC25484809 gene encoding SHUGOSHIN 1 isoform X1, with amino-acid sequence MEGASIFHDSDLQPPVAETGPGQQPKRGKGKFFKGDSVSVVGAAQKKILADITNKGQPKHHPAPVLPPPSTDVSFDLILNENEMMRKLLGQRNVVIESYKAELQKCQSNFQKLRKQNAELALANTQMTREISASRQMVRELQLELACKNGILKAMKLTSMENDHNRAKLIHDIVADESKQSDQKFEEENKGEEQNKGEAKRKRMSKSQSSAPAVKQVKSEKVDSQRCSSRRKSAALKAGKSGSTEEVFEIKYDASHPLESLANENESTSLGSKVHDVAGQDTESSGPANTEQVLAKRNVENKRHSLRRQSALFRPEKPEPAEDFFDTEDPKFEVSNLCDDMSESLPTASSETSENNACTLDPQVTRRSSIGRPSRRSAVKVVSYREVPINLKMRRDK; translated from the exons ATGGAAGGTGCTTCCATCTTCCACGACTCCGATCTTCAACCTCCCGTCGCTGAAACTGGACCAG GTCAACAACCGAAAAGAGGTAAAGGTAAATTTTTCAAGGGTGATTCTGTTTCTGTTGTTGGAGCTGCTCAGAAGAAAATTCTGGCTGATATAACCAACAAGGGCCAACCAAAGCACCACCCTGCACCAGTACTTCCTCCACCTTCAACTGATGTCTCCTTTGACCTCATTCTCAAT GAAAATGAAATGATGAGGAAGCTCTTAGGTCAaagaaa TGTGGTAATAGAATCATATAAAGCAGAGCTTCAGAAGTGTCAAAGCAATTTTCAGAAACTTCGGAAGCAAAATGCAGAACTTGCACTTGCAAATACTCAAATGACGCGG GAGATTAGTGCAAGCAGACAAATG GTGAGGGAACTTCAGCTTGAATTAGCATGCAAAAATGGTATACTCAAAGCTATGAAATTAACATCGATG GAAAATGATCACAACAGAGCAAAACTGATCCATGACATTGTTGCAGATGag AGTAAGCAGTCAGATCAAAAgtttgaagaagaaaacaagggagaagaacaaaacaaaggAGAAGCGAAAAGGAAGAGGATGTCCAAATCTCAAT CTTCTGCACCTGCTGTTAAACAAGTCAAATCAGAAAAGGTTGACAGTCAAAG GTGTTCTTCGAGAAGGAAATCTGCAGCGTTGAAAGCTGGAAAATCAGGATCAACAGAAGAagtatttgaaataaaatatgatgCCTCACATCCTCTTGAAAGTTTGGCAAATGAGAACGAATCAACATCATTAGGATCCAAAGTTCACGATGTGGCCGGACAAGATACTGAAT CCTCAGGACCTGCTAACACTGAACAAGTTCTTGCTAAAAGGAATGTTGAAAATAAGAG GCATAGTTTGAGAAGGCAATCTGCCCTGTTCAGACCCGAGAAACCAGAACCAGCTGAAGACTTCTTTGATACAGAGGATCCAAAATTTGAAGTTTCCAATTTATGCGATGATATGTCAGAAAGTCTTCCTACAGCATCAAGTGAGACTTCAGAAAACAATGCCTGTACACTTGATCCTCAGGTAACACGAAGATCGTCTATTGGCCGGCCTTCGCGTCGATCAGCTGTGAAGGTTGTTTCGTACAGGGAAGTTCCAATTAATCTGAAAATGCGTAGGGATAAGTGA